Below is a window of Drosophila miranda strain MSH22 chromosome 3, D.miranda_PacBio2.1, whole genome shotgun sequence DNA.
TACTGTCGAAACGCTTTCGGTCCGGAACTTAAGGTAAAATCCGCCACCCGATTCCGAGAATCGGAGTCTCGATTCTGGAGCACATCTGTTCAGTGTCGTCCGTGGACGTGTTCCGTGTCCGGGTGCGAGTCCAGTATTTTATCCCTACAGCTGGCTCTGGGTCTGGCCCCCCATCTCAATGGAACAGTATTGATTTGACACACTAAATATTCGGGTATTCGCAATGGAActtccagagagagagagagagagagagagagacaagaGAGTGAAAAGTTTGCATCAAAGCTCTGGCCAAAGCTGTTGCTTGGTcagagtgggagtgggagagcATATCTATGCTTGGGAGAGCTTGCTCTCTTTATCTTGACAGCTGGCCGTTGGAGTGAGATGCAACTAAAAGCGGGAGAGAGAATAAAATATTGTAGAAATACTCTTTGGAGATACTCAAAGAAATACATTTTTATTAATATGGAATGCTTCTCCGATCTCTTGGCAGCACAAGCAACAATTAAAAGGAACTCCCTGAGCGATGACTTCGCGGATGTTCAAGTTCGGCGTGACCGCCACCAGTGCAGCCGTGGGATCCGTTCTGGCCGCCTGGACCCTCGACCACTGGAACACCCCCCGTGTGGTGAACAATGCTGCGGTGGCACCGCCGAAGAGAAAGCGCACACTGCCCATGCGATCTGAGCAGATCAAGTCTCTGATGAGCGGCGAGGAGTTCGACGTGCTAATCATTGGCGGCGGAGCCACTGGAGCTGGGTGTGCCCTCGACTCGGTGACACGAGGTGAGTCAAGGCGGAAGCCCGTATAGAGGCACGTCTTAAGCTATTGTAACCCCCCTCTGTGCAGGTATGAAGACGGCTTTGGTGGAGCTGGACGATTTCGCCAGCGGCACCTCATCGCGCTCCACCAAGCTCATCCACGGCGGAGTGCGATACCTGCAGAAGGCTATTTTGGGCGTAAGTTCATCGCTCAACCGGATTATCTGCCCCGTAGAGAGCTAATCGTTGTCCTCCTTCCATTTCGGCTTCCACAGCTAGACCTTGAGCAGTACCGAATGGTGAAGGAGGCGCTGCAGGAGCGCGCCACCATGCTCGAATCGGCGCCCCACTTGACCCATCCGCTGCCCATTATGCTGCCCGTTTATACGTAAATGCACCCGATCCCGCCCAGCATTCCGATCCACTAATTCCAATCCACTGATCTATCACGCAGGTGGTGGCAGGTGCCGTACTTCTGGGTGGGCATCAAGGCCTACGATTTTGTGGCGGGCGACCGCAACGTGAAGAGCTCCTACTATCTGTCCAAGAAGGACGCTCTGGAGCTGTTCCCCATGCTCAAGAAGGACAAGCTGTGCGGCGCTATCGTTTACTACGACGGACAGCAGGACGACGCCCGCATGTGCCTGGCCGTGGCACTGACGGCAGCCCGCCACGGTGCCACCGTCTGCAATCACGTGGAGGTAAAGGAGTTGCTTAAGAAGGACGACGGCACCGGCAAGCAGGTGCTGTGCGGCGCCAAGCTCAAGGACCACATCTCCGGCAAGGAGTTCACCGTGAAGGCCAAGTGCATCGTGAACGCTACCGGCCCCTTCACGGACTCCATCCGCAAGATGGACAACCCCTCGGTGAAGAGCATCTGCTGCCCCAGCTCCGGCGTGCACATCGTGCTCCCCGGCTACTACAGCCCCGACCAGATGGGCCTGCTCGATCCCTCGACGTCCGACGGACGCGTCATCTTCTTCCTGCCCTGGCAGCGGCAGACGATCGCCGGCACCACCGATCTGCCCTGCGAGATCACCCACAACCCCATACCCACCGAGGACGAGATCCAGTTCATCCTGAAAGAGATCAAAAACTACCTGAACGCGGACGTGGAGGTGCGCCGCGGCGACGTCCTGTCCGCCTGGAGTGGCATCCGACCCCTGGTCTCTGACCCCAACAAGGACGACACTCAGTCCCTCGCCCGTAACCACATCGTCCACATAAGCCCCTCCAATCTTATCACCATTGCCGGCGGCAAGTGGACCACCTATCGCGCCATGGCCGAGCACACCATCGATGCGGCTATCAAGGGTTTGTATCCTTGCTTTTACGCCTAAGATTCCCGATCACTGATCGTATCTCCGTCCATCCATTCACAGCCTGCAATCTAAAGCCGGAGCGGGCGGAGGCCGTCACCTCCTACCTGAAGATCGAGGGCGGTCAGGGCTGGACACCGACCATGTACATCCGCCTGGTGCAGGACTTCGGGCTGGAGTGCGAGGTGGCACAGCACCTAGCCAAGTCGTACGGCGACCGCGCCTTTGCCGTCTCCAAGATGGCCTCACTGACGGGCAAGCGGTGGCCCATTATCGGCAACCGCATTCACCCCGAGTTCCCCTATATCGACGCCGAGATCCGTTATGGCGTGCGCGAATATGCCTGCACGGCCGTGGATATGATCGCCCGCCGTCTGCGACTGGCCTTCCTCAACGTGCAGGCGGCGCAGGAGGCGCTTCCTGTGATTGTGGACATAATGGGCGAGGAGTTGAAGTGGTCcaaggaggagaaggagcgCCAGATCAAGGTCGCCACCGAGTTCTTGGCCAACGAGATGGGCCACTCGGTGAACCGCACCTCCAAGGAGCGCATACCCATCAAGCTTTCCAAGGAGGAGATCCAGACCTACATCAAGCGCTTCCAGCTGATCGACAAGGACAAGAAGGGCTATGTCTCCATCAATGATATCCGCCGCGGCCTCAAGAGCTTCGGCGAAAGCGACGTTTCCGGCGAGCAGCTGCATGAGATCCTCCGCGAGATCGACACCAACATGAACGGCCAGGTTGAGCTCGACGAGTATCTACAGGTGCGTCTCTCACAGTCCCAATTTTGATTGGTGGATGTATCTGTTTCGATAATTTATTGAATTCTTACGTGGAAACTCTATTTGAATGCTGCAGATGATGTCCGCGATCAAGACGGGCGATGTGGCCTACTCCCGGTTTGCCCGTATGGCCGAGCTGGAGGAACAGAAGCACGAGGCTGCCAATCTCAAGCAGAAGATCAGCGTGGATCGCTCTGGCGGCGGCTTGTAAGCGCGCGACTTAACGACGACAGCGACGAAAGTCTCCAGTCCTGTCTGTCACCACCTTCTAGGGAAACGTTTTAGGTTTAAGATCGAAGATCGAACTTCTTTTCATTTTGCTGTTAATAAAACTCTTTCAACTCTTACCCGCCTCGATCTGCTCCTCCATATCCTTGGTTAGTTCACGATGCAGTTTGATGACACTTTGACGTCCGGCTTCAGCTTCGTCTTCGATGCAGAGCCCGGCAAGGATCCCCTCGCCTTTGACTTGGGGTTTCCTTCGCATGTCTCTTTTTTGGCACCCTCCTGGGTATTGGGCGTTGCAGCTGCATTCTCCACTGCAGAATTCGTAGCAGGATTTTCCTTCGGCTTGAGCTTGCCTTGGCTCTGGAATAGATAGCTGCGCCTGGGATTCAGCTGGGAGCCAATCTTTGGCAGTGACTTTTGTTTGACTTCTGGATCTAGCTTCGTATTGGATGCACTGCCCGGCAGCGATCCGTTCGTCTTCGGCTTTGGGCTAGGATTGCCTTGGCTCTGGGTTTCCCCAGTTTTCTTCTCGCCTATCTGAGAGTTTAGACTATGCTTCGGCTGGCTATCTTTGGTATTCATCATTGGCATTGGATTCTGTTGGACGTCTGGCTCTGGCTTCAACAGGGATCCGTTCGGCTTCGGCTTGGGGTTTCCTTCGCTCGCCGGAGGGCTTGCCTTCTCTTTGGTACCCAACTCACGATTGGGCGTTACAATATCTATTTGAGTTGCGGAATTCGAAACGGGAAGGTCCTCTGGGTTGCTTTGGCACTGTGTTGCCACATTATGCTTTTCGCACAACTGGGTATTCATCATTGGCATTGGATTCTGTTGGACGTCTGGCTCTGGCTTCAACAGGGATCCGTTCGGCTTCGGCTTGGGGTTTCCTTCGCTCGCCGGAGGGCTTGCCTTCTCATTGGTACCCAACTCACGATTGGGCGTTACAATATCTATTTGAGTTGCGGAATTCGAAACGGGAAGGTCCTCTGGGTTGCTTTGGCACTGTGTTGCCACATTATGCTTTTCGCACAACTGGGTATTCATCATTGGCATTGGATTCTGTTGGACGTCTGGCTCTGGCTTCAACAGGGATCCGTTCGGCTTCGGCTTGGGGTTTCCTTCGCTCGCCGGAGGGCTTGCCTTCTCTTTGGTACCCAACTCACGATTGGGCGTTACAATATCTATTTGAGTTGCGGAATTCGAAACGGGAAGGTCCTCTGGGTTGCTTTGGCACTGTGTTGCCACATTATGCTTTTCGCACAACTGGGTATTCATCATTGGCATTGGATTCTGTTGGACGTCTGGCTCTGGCTTCAACAGGGATCCGTTCGGCTTCGGCTTGGGGTTTCCTTCGCTCGCCGGAGGGCTTGCCTTCTCTTTGGTACCCAACTCACGATTGGGCGTTACAATATCTATTTGAGTTGCGGAATTCGAAACGGGAAGGTCCTCTGGGTTGCTTTGGCACTGTGTTGCCACATTATGCTTTTCGCACAACTGGGTATTCATCATTGGCATTGGATTCTGTTGGACGTCTGGCTCTGGCTTCAACAGGGATCCGTTCGGCTTCGGCTTGGGGTTTCCTTCGCTCGCCGGAGGGCTTGCCTTCTCTTTGGTACCCAACTCACGATTGGGCGTTACAATATCTATTTGAGTTGCGGAATTCGAAACGGGAAGGTCCTCTGGGTTGCTTTGGCACTGTGTTGCCACATTATGCTTTTCGCACAACTGGGTATTCATCATTGGCATTGGATTCTGTTGGACGTCTGGCTCTGGCTTCAACAGGGATCCGTTCGGCTTCGGCTTGGGGTTTCCTTCGCTCGCCGGAGGGCTTGCCTTCTCTTTGGTACCCAACTCACGATTGGGCGTTACAATATCTATTT
It encodes the following:
- the LOC117185711 gene encoding proteoglycan 4-like, translated to MAKNLEDTLNDLNGELINFDKDRKTFTAHYNELRNQLYSLWKRDEKLSKLLKGFTLGGSYGDNLKVSKPDEFDLLIHLEFPENKGIIVKPDPRRPGNVTLDMTKVMEAIRDSEHHRPIYEQLQKLVNGKNMLLEDRLQNWLQGLMIQALNKIGNQIEVNKTISKLTYKKCGPAHTIFVTGPYKYSVDFVPGIKLVAAQSVLAGDQKKHFGNSTHWDAIPKPLKPPQPENNSFRASFYAAEHELLKDKANLKNAVRLLKKFRDAKQNLSNLKSYYIKTVFLWEVTKRDPRYWQSPLHEIFIEMMSKLANALKLTPGKGKLQFFWDPKLDMIADLSSNQRAEMFNCVVKSLYRFHRAEGNFTDDIKNNMRSSFSNREERGIEKKPAKPTANANTQLCEKNNVATQCQSNPADLPVSNSATQIDIVTPNRELGTKEKASPPASEGNPKPKPNGSLLKPEPDVQQNPMPMMNTQLCEKHNVATQCQSNPEDLPVSNSATQIDIVTPNRELGTKEKASPPASEGNPKPKPNGSLLKPEPDVQQNPMPMMNTQLCEKHNVATQCQSNPEDLPVSNSATQIDIVTPNRELGTKEKASPPASEGNPKPKPNGSLLKPEPDVQQNPMPMMNTQLCEKHNVATQCQSNPEDLPVSNSATQIDIVTPNRELGTKEKASPPASEGNPKPKPNGSLLKPEPDVQQNPMPMMNTQLCEKHNVATQCQSNPEDLPVSNSATQIDIVTPNRELGTNEKASPPASEGNPKPKPNGSLLKPEPDVQQNPMPMMNTQLCEKHNVATQCQSNPEDLPVSNSATQIDIVTPNRELGTKEKASPPASEGNPKPKPNGSLLKPEPDVQQNPMPMMNTKDSQPKHSLNSQIGEKKTGETQSQGNPSPKPKTNGSLPGSASNTKLDPEVKQKSLPKIGSQLNPRRSYLFQSQGKLKPKENPATNSAVENAAATPNTQEGAKKETCEGNPKSKARGSLPGSASKTKLKPDVKVSSNCIVN
- the LOC108158883 gene encoding glycerol-3-phosphate dehydrogenase, mitochondrial encodes the protein MTSRMFKFGVTATSAAVGSVLAAWTLDHWNTPRVVNNAAVAPPKRKRTLPMRSEQIKSLMSGEEFDVLIIGGGATGAGCALDSVTRGMKTALVELDDFASGTSSRSTKLIHGGVRYLQKAILGLDLEQYRMVKEALQERATMLESAPHLTHPLPIMLPVYTWWQVPYFWVGIKAYDFVAGDRNVKSSYYLSKKDALELFPMLKKDKLCGAIVYYDGQQDDARMCLAVALTAARHGATVCNHVEVKELLKKDDGTGKQVLCGAKLKDHISGKEFTVKAKCIVNATGPFTDSIRKMDNPSVKSICCPSSGVHIVLPGYYSPDQMGLLDPSTSDGRVIFFLPWQRQTIAGTTDLPCEITHNPIPTEDEIQFILKEIKNYLNADVEVRRGDVLSAWSGIRPLVSDPNKDDTQSLARNHIVHISPSNLITIAGGKWTTYRAMAEHTIDAAIKACNLKPERAEAVTSYLKIEGGQGWTPTMYIRLVQDFGLECEVAQHLAKSYGDRAFAVSKMASLTGKRWPIIGNRIHPEFPYIDAEIRYGVREYACTAVDMIARRLRLAFLNVQAAQEALPVIVDIMGEELKWSKEEKERQIKVATEFLANEMGHSVNRTSKERIPIKLSKEEIQTYIKRFQLIDKDKKGYVSINDIRRGLKSFGESDVSGEQLHEILREIDTNMNGQVELDEYLQMMSAIKTGDVAYSRFARMAELEEQKHEAANLKQKISVDRSGGGL